ATTTAATTTTGCGATCAAATATTGACGCGATGCCGAAAAAAATTACGCCATACGAGAATAATACTCAACCACAAGCAATTCGTTAATCTGCAAAGCAACCCACTCACGCTCAATAATGCCATTGACTTTACCGGTTAAAGTCGGCTTATCAAACTCAAGGTGACTAGGAATATTCGCTAAGCCCGGAAACTCCATGTTCGCTTCCACAAGCTTACGAGAGCGATCGCGATCACGAACAGTAATAACATCACCCGGACGACATTGATAACTCGCAATATCAACACGGCGACCATTAACCAAAATGTGACCATGGTTAACCAATTGACGCGCCGCAGGAATAGTACCAGCCATACCTAGACGAAAGATCGTATTGTCCAGACGCATTTCCAACTGTTGTAGAATCGCCTGACCCGTAGAACCAGTCGCACGACGCGCCTTACGGACATAACGAATCAGTTGCTTCTCAGAAACGCCATAGTTAAAGCGCAACTTCTGCTTTTCTTCCAGACGAATCGCATATTCAGAACGCTTACGACGGCCTTGGCCATGCTGTCCGGGTGGATATTCCCGACGCGCGCTTTTACGGGTTAGACCCGGTAATTCACCTAGTCTACGGGTAATACGTAGACGTGCTCCACGATAACGAGCCATAAGGTTTTCTTCTCCTTAATGTTTACTTGATGTCAAAAAAGACCTCAAACCGCTTACTACGGCTCTTTTTGAGATTGTTGCCCACAAGAGGGAGGTCAAAAGTTGGACGTCTTGGGGGCGGAAAATTCTGGCAAACCAATGGTCGTTAATTCAACGAAGTTATTGGCTTTGAACAAAAAATTCACAACCTTTCTAAAATAGCACAGCTCCTTAACCTTATAAAGCCTGACTTTAGGAGGATGGATGTGGATTTTGGGTGATTTTGATGTAGAGAGGAATGGCATGTCCTAAAAGTGATGAAATTTTAGGAATAATAATGGCTGTTAAATCGCCTTAAACGGATAGTCTTTATAACTGTTCCACCGATGATGTTTGAGGTGAATGGTCGGCATCGTCGTTAAAGGTGCCGTCATGAAATTGTGTAAATCATAATAATCACAAATGTTATTACTAGATATTTAAATGCCTAGTATAAGTTTTCCGCTTTTCTAAGAAAAAAATAGTGATTAAGATCTATATATCCACTAAGGATTGTTTCAGGGTCATTGCATCAAAATTTGTGATCCGGATCACATACTTGCACAACCTTTGATGAGTAAATTTTTTCGCGCAAGCCAAAGTTTGAGTGGTCTTGATTTAGGCTATTTTTGTCTGGCTTAAGACTGTCATGAAATAATAAAAAAGCTCTAAGACCCTTGCGGTACAATTGGTTCATTGTCAGTGTGTTTTGTCAACTGTTTTTTGATGCGATTGTTCTGAGGGTTGTTTTGATTGTTGGGCATTTGAAACTGTTGTTTTAATTTTTTCTGACTATTGTTTTAAATTTTTTCGACTAGTATTTACTTCGCTTTGGTGCTCCGACAATATCATTTTAATATTGGTACTCTTATCTATAATTTTTCCATGGCAAATCCTCTAGTTTGCATTGAGCAATTTGTTCAAGTGTGTGCAGCGCCATATTTCTCGCTCCATGGTGAAAAGATTTGTGGAGAAGATACTCTGTGACAAAAATTTTGGTCGTTGATAATTATTCTGAAACTTCGGAAAAACTTTGTGAAGTGCTACAACAGGAGTCTTTTCAGGTGTTGGTAGCGAGTAGTGGGAGTGTTGCTGTATCGCTCTTGGAGCAAGAGCTGCCGGATTTGATTCTTTGCAATGTTGATGTTTTTCCTGTGGAGGGACTGGATTTTTTGTGCGTGGTACGGGAGCGACCTGAAACGTTAATGACTCCTTTTATTTTTTTGTCTTCAAAGATCTCTGAATCTAATCGCCGTACTGGAATGAATTTGGGGGCGGATGACTATGTTGCTTTGCCTTTTGATCCTCAGCGATTAATTGAAACGGTGAATTATCGGTTGTCGCGACATCAAGTTTTTGAACAACAAAGCTCTTGGCGCTTGGAGGAGTTGCGGCGGAATTTGACGGTTGCGCTACCCCATGAATTGAGGACACCGCTCCAGGGGATTATTACGTCTTCGGAGTTGTTGAGTGAATATTGGCAAACGTTAGAACAGGATGAGATTATTGAAATTACGCAAAATATTAGTCTGTCTGCTGATCGCCTGAATCGTCTCATTCAAAAGTTTTTGGTTTATTTCAAGCTTGATTTGGTTGTGAGTGATCCGCAGGAGCGGGAAGGGTGGCATTTTGGTTCTGTTAGTACAAGCCCGGTGTTAATTCGCTCGATTGGTAATAAGGTCGCTCGGCGGTATGAAAGGGTCAATGATTTGTTTTGTGGGCTGTGTGAAGCGACGATCGCCATTTCTGAGAAGTGGTTCATGCTTCTGATGGAAGAGGTGATTGATAATGCTTTTAAGTTTTCGCAGCCGGCAATGGTAAAAAATATGACGGGAACTGCTGTGCATATTACTACGTCTATTGAGGGCGATCGCTGGGTTTGTCGGATCCAAGATCAAGGCCGGGGTCTTTCTGAGGAAGATATTGCTCATATTGGTGCTTATATGCAGTTTGATCGTTTGCAGTATGAACAACAGGGCACGGGTCTGGGCTTGGCGATCGCCGAACGTATTGTAAAAATTTATAATGGAACGATGACGATTGATAGTACCGTTAACGAGGGCACTCTGCTCACAATTTCTTTGCCTATGCAAGACGCCATTGAGGTTGAAGACAACTTTTTAATTGGCTAGTTTGGCCGCTTCTCTATGAACCAGTTACACAACGCCTTTACTTTATTTGTCAGTCTGTTAGTCGAAGCCATGCCCTTTCTACTGTTGGGGGTGATTTTATCTAGTGTGTTATTGGTTTGGGTTGATGAACGAAAATTAATTAAAGTTCTACCAAAAAATCCCCTGTTGGGGGCGTTTATGGGTAGTTGTATTGGGTT
The genomic region above belongs to [Limnothrix rosea] IAM M-220 and contains:
- the rpsD gene encoding 30S ribosomal protein S4, whose amino-acid sequence is MARYRGARLRITRRLGELPGLTRKSARREYPPGQHGQGRRKRSEYAIRLEEKQKLRFNYGVSEKQLIRYVRKARRATGSTGQAILQQLEMRLDNTIFRLGMAGTIPAARQLVNHGHILVNGRRVDIASYQCRPGDVITVRDRDRSRKLVEANMEFPGLANIPSHLEFDKPTLTGKVNGIIEREWVALQINELLVVEYYSRMA
- a CDS encoding hybrid sensor histidine kinase/response regulator, whose product is MTKILVVDNYSETSEKLCEVLQQESFQVLVASSGSVAVSLLEQELPDLILCNVDVFPVEGLDFLCVVRERPETLMTPFIFLSSKISESNRRTGMNLGADDYVALPFDPQRLIETVNYRLSRHQVFEQQSSWRLEELRRNLTVALPHELRTPLQGIITSSELLSEYWQTLEQDEIIEITQNISLSADRLNRLIQKFLVYFKLDLVVSDPQEREGWHFGSVSTSPVLIRSIGNKVARRYERVNDLFCGLCEATIAISEKWFMLLMEEVIDNAFKFSQPAMVKNMTGTAVHITTSIEGDRWVCRIQDQGRGLSEEDIAHIGAYMQFDRLQYEQQGTGLGLAIAERIVKIYNGTMTIDSTVNEGTLLTISLPMQDAIEVEDNFLIG